In a single window of the Brassica napus cultivar Da-Ae unplaced genomic scaffold, Da-Ae ScsIHWf_1783;HRSCAF=2417, whole genome shotgun sequence genome:
- the LOC106399232 gene encoding cysteine-rich receptor-like protein kinase 15 has translation MSSLASCIFLFLFSFLTTIFPATAESPYFVHHLCRNTTRYSPNSIYSTNLKTLWSSLSSANASYSTGFQNATAGQAPDTVTGLFLCRGDVSPKVCRGCVSLSVKDIEAKCPNQREATIYYDECMLRYSDQDVSSNLTVADAFLMYNDYKTAPKDVDLFKKLASTSMMEAAFEAANSSRYFCTRKAKWIDFKDLFVLVQCTPDLTRDDCLFCLLQSINGLNFESIGSRLLSPSCNSRYELYKFYNETEVNTTILPPPPLASSTTPRPNAGKHGNSNVLAIAILVAIIMALLLSIAGYCFLAKRKKKTSDNAPTFYGDDITTVDSLQLDYRTIQTATNDYSENNKIGQGGFGEVYKGTFLNGTEVAVKRLSKSSGQGETEFKNEVVVVAKLQHRNLVRLMGFSLEREERILVYEYVPNKSLDYFLFDPTKKGQLSWTRRYKIIEGIARGMLYLHQDSRLTIIHRDLKASNILLDADMNPKIAGFGMARIFGMDQTQENTNRIVGTYGYMSPEYVIHGQFSMKSDVYSFGVLVLEIITGRKNSSFYERDGAHNLVTYAWRLWTNKSELDLVDPVIVDNCQMREVVRCIHIGLLCVQEDPIERPTFSTILMMLISNNVILPVPQQPGFVTQTRPKKDLPDSNQSTMAKSGIWSVGDASGH, from the exons ATGTCTTCTCTTGCCTCTTGCatcttccttttccttttctccttccTCACTACTATCTTCCCAGCTACTGCTGAAAGTCCCTACTTCGTACACCATCTTTGTCGGAATACGACAAGGTATTCACCGAACAGCATTTACTCCACCAATCTCAAAACACTTTGGTCCTCTCTCTCTTCCGCCAACGCCTCATACTCCACCGGATTCCAAAACGCCACTGCCGGACAAGCCCCGGATACGGTCACCGGACTTTTCCTCTGCCGGGGAGACGTCTCGCCGAAAGTTTGTCGCGGCTGCGTCTCCCTTTCCGTCAAAGATATCGAAGCCAAGTGCCCGAATCAGAGAGAGGCCACTATCTATTACGACGAGTGCATGCTCAGATACTCTGACCAGGATGTTTCCTCGAACCTCACAGTCGCTGACGCTTTTTTGATGTATAACGATTACAAAACTGCACCTAAGGATGTAGACCTGTTCAAAAAACTGGCGTCGACCTCGATGATGGAAGCTGCCTTTGAAGCGGCGAATAGTTCTCGATATTTCTGTACGAGAAAGGCCAAGTGGATCGACTTCAAGGATTTGTTCGTCCTGGTTCAGTGCACTCCTGATCTGACAAGAGATGACTGTTTGTTCTGTCTGCTACAATCCATAAACGGTTTGAATTTTGAAAGTATTGGATCAAGACTTCTTTCTCCTAGCTGTAATTCAAGGTACGAGCTTTACAAGTTCTACAACGAAACCGAAGTTAATACAACTATCCTGCCTCCACCACCCCTAGCTTCTTCTACCACTCCACGACCTA ACGCAGGGAAACATGGGAACTCAAATGTGTTAGCCATAGCCATCCTTGTGGCTATTATAATGGCTTTGCTACTTTCCATAGCTGGTTATTGTTTCCTTGCAAAGAGGAAAAAGAAGACTTCTGATAATGCACCAACCTTTTATG gagatgatatAACAACAGTAGACTCGCTACAACTTGACTATAGAACAATTCAAACTGCAACAAATGATTATTCAGAGAATAATAAGATTGGGCAAGGAGGATTTGGCGAGGTTTACAAG GGTACATTTTTGAATGGGACTGAAGTTGCGGTGAAGAGACTGTCAAAATCATCAGGCCAAGGAGAAACAGAGTTCAAAAAcgaggttgttgttgttgcaaagCTTCAGCACAGAAATTTGGTAAGGCTTATGGGGTTTTCTCTAGAACGAGAAGAAAGGATATTGGTCTACGAATATGTGCCCAACAAAAGCCTTGATTACTTCCTCTTTG ACCCTACAAAGAAGGGTCAGCTATCCTGGACACGGCGATACAAGATCATTGAAGGGATTGCTCGAGGGATGCTATATCTTCATCAAGATTCACGGCTCACAATCATTCACCGTGACCTCAAAGCAAGCAACATCCTCCTGGACGCAGATATGAATCCAAAAATCGCTGGTTTTGGAATGGCAAGGATCTTTGGAATGGACCAAACTCAGGAGAACACAAACAGAATTGTCGGTACCTA CGGTTACATGTCTCCCGAATATGTTATACATGGCCAATTCTCAATGAAATCCGATGTCTATAGCTTTGGAGTGTTAGTTCTTGAGATTATAACTGGTAGGAAGAATAGCAGCTTCTACGAGAGAGACGGTGCACATAACTTGGTCACATAT GCTTGGAGACTGTGGACTAATAAATCAGAGTTAGATCTTGTGGATCCAGTTATAGTAGATAATTGCCAAATGAGGGAAGTGGTTCGATGCATCCATATCGGTCTTTTATGTGTTCAAGAAGATCCTATAGAGCGTCCCACCTTTTCAACCATTTTGATGATGCTCATAAGTAACAATGTGATTTTACCAGTGCCTCAACAACCAGGGTTTGTCACTCAGACTAGACCGAAAAAAGATCTGCCTGATTCGAATCAATCTACGATGGCCAAGTCTGGTATATGGTCTGTTGGTGATGCGTCTGGTCACTGA
- the LOC106446418 gene encoding protein NUCLEAR FUSION DEFECTIVE 4 — MAGQSRKWMILVATIWIQAFTGTNFDFSAYSSELKSVLGISQVQLNYLAVASDLGKVFGWSSGLALMYFPIWTVLFAAAFMGFVGYGVQWLVITNFISLPYIMVFLCCLLAGLSICWFNTVCFVLCISNFPANRSLALSLTVSFNGVSAALYTLAYNAINPTSPELYLLLNALIPLVISFTAIIPILRQPPFEPLPPDGVRRDSLMFLILNILAALNGVYLLLFESNSSALASARLLFGGAIILLILPLCIPGLVIARNWYLRTIHTSFRLEGSGFILVDPDELELHKGMLAHEANRASYQLLSDDVVPNPVKTIAVEEGDADESSCCKKLITRGQLELLGIEHSLWQLLSRADFWFYYVAYFCGGTIGLVYSNNLGQIAQSLGQSSNTTTLVTLYSSFSFFGRLLSATPDYIRAKVYFARTGWLAIALLPTPIALFLLASSGTASALQVGTALMGLSSGFIFAAAVSITSELFGPNSVGVNHNILITNIPIGSLIYGFLAALVYDSHGTTGIKSMTDSVVCMGRGCYHMTFVWWGCLSVLGLGSSLVLFIRTRKAYQRFEQARISSNIDS, encoded by the exons ATGGCGGGACAGTCGCGAAAATGGATGATTCTAGTGGCGACGATATGGATTCAGGCTTTCACCGGGACGAACTTCGATTTCTCGGCTTACTCTTCGGAGCTGAAATCGGTTCTGGGGATTTCGCAGGTGCAGCTTAACTACCTCGCCGTGGCTTCCGATCTCGGGAAGGTGTTCGGGTGGTCGTCGGGGCTCGCGCTGATGTATTTTCCGATCTGGACGGTGCTTTTCGCGGCGGCGTTTATGGGGTTCGTCGGTTATGGAGTACAGTGGCTCGTCATAACTAACTTCATCTCTTTGCCGTATATTATG GTGTTCCTCTGTTGCTTACTTGCTGGTCTAAGCATCTGTTGGTTCAACACAGTCTGCTTTGTCCTCTGCATCAGTAACTTCCCTGCAAACAGATCACTTGCTCTTTCCCTCACCGTCAGCTTCAACGGTGTAAGCGCTGCTCTATACACTCTCGCTTACAACGCAATCAATCCAACATCTCCAGAGCTATACCTTCTCTTAAACGCTCTTATCCCTCTTGTCATCTCTTTCACTGCCATCATCCCTATTCTTCGCCAACCGCCTTTCGAGCCTCTTCCACCAGATGGAGTTCGCCGTGACTCTCTCATGTTTCTAATCCTCAACATTCTCGCCGCTTTAAACGGCGTTTATCTCCTTCTCTTTGAGTCAAACTCCTCTGCTTTAGCCTCTGCTCGTCTCCTCTTTGGTGGGGCTATCATTCTCTTGATCCTCCCTTTATGTATTCCCGGCTTAGTCATCGCTCGGAACTGGTATCTTCGCACCATCCACACCAGTTTCCGTCTAGAAGGTTCAGGTTTCATTCTTGTTGATCCTGATGAGCTTGAGTTGCATAAAGGGATGCTTGCACATGAAGCCAATAGAGCAAGCTACCAGTTGCTGAGCGATGATGTTGTGCCAAACCCGGTTAAGACTATAGCTGTGGAGGAAGGTGACGCTGATGAGTCTTCTTGTTGCAAGAAGCTTATCACAAGAGGTCAGCTTGAGCTATTGGGAATTGAACATTCTTTGTGGCAGCTCTTAAGCAGAGCTGATTTTTGGTTCTACTATGTCGCCTACTTCTGCGGTGGAACCATTGGACTTGTGTACAGCAACAACCTCGGTCAGATTGCTCAGTCTTTAGGACAAAGCTCAAACACCACAACTCTTGTCACACTTTACTCATCTTTCTCGTTCTTTGGAAGACTACTCTCTGCGACACCAGACTATATCCGAGC AAAGGTTTATTTTGCAAGAACCGGGTGGTTAGCAATCGCGCTATTACCAACACCAATCGCGCTTTTCTTGCTTGCATCATCAGGAACCGCGTCAGCACTACAAGTTGGAACTGCTCTGATGGGTCTAAGCTCAGGATTCATATTCGCCGCAGCTGTTTCCATCACCTCAGAGCTTTTTGGACCAAACAGTGTTGGAGTTAACCACAATATCTTGATCACAAACATACCAATAGGATCATTGATCTATGGATTCTTGGCTGCATTGGTCTATGATTCACATGGTACGACAGGGATCAAATCCATGACCGACTCTGTTGTGTGTATGGGACGAGGTTGCTATCACATGACGTTTGTCTGGTGGGGATGCTTGTCGGTACTTGGACTAGGTTCGAGTCTTGTCCTGTTTATAAGAACTAGAAAAGCTTATCAACGGTTTGAACAAGCTCGGATAAGTTCAAACATTGATTCATAG
- the LOC106448478 gene encoding uncharacterized protein LOC106448478: MPSKTKHKKPRLCTFLFFTVPFSILSLFLLHTSSCSSSTAAFSSSYTYQPPWSGDLQTAQFPWNRLAFSLTSPPPKTLKLAVFSRKWPNGPNPGGMERHALTLYTALARRGHRVHVFTSPLDPSLETNKIINPTIHSHGGSEPGKWQYRKAWDLYQEENQKQPFDVVHSESVSLPYWKAREVPNLAVTWHGIALESLHSSLYQDLIRKPGEPRLQSFNASLHSAVLPKILDEIRFFHNYAHHIAISDSCGEMLRDVYQIPEKRVHVILNGVDEKGFSSDKKLRSLFRSKLGLQEKSSAIVLGVAGRLVKDKGHPLLFEAFSKLIETHSNVHLVVAGSGPWEQRYKKLGDKVTVLGSLNPNELKGFYNGIDIFVNPTLRPQGLDLTLMEAMLSGKPVMASRYPSIKRSVVVNDEFGFMFAPNVEALTAVMEAAVAEGAERLAERGWKCREYAAEMFTASKMALAYERLFLCIKDQRFCIYP; encoded by the coding sequence atgcCTTCAAAAACCAAACACAAGAAACCTAGACTTTGCacttttctcttcttcaccgTCCCCTTTAGCATCCTatctctcttcctcctccacaCATCCTCTTGCTCCTCTTCCACCGCCGCATTCTCCTCCTCTTACACATATCAGCCACCGTGGTCTGGCGACCTCCAAACCGCCCAGTTTCCCTGGAACCGCCTTGCTTTCTCCTTAACCAGCCCTCCTCCCAAAACTCTAAAACTCGCTGTTTTTTCCCGTAAATGGCCCAATGGACCTAACCCGGGCGGTATGGAACGCCACGCCCTCACTCTCTACACTGCTCTAGCCCGCCGTGGACACCGCGTCCACGTTTTCACCTCTCCCTTAGACCCTTCCCTTGAAACCAacaaaatcataaaccctacaATACATTCCCACGGAGGTTCAGAGCCCGGCAAATGGCAATACAGAAAAGCATGGGATCTTTACCAAGAAGAGAACCAGAAACAACCTTTTGACGTGGTCCACTCCGAGAGCGTGTCTTTACCGTACTGGAAGGCCCGGGAGGTTCCAAACCTAGCCGTAACATGGCACGGCATTGCGCTAGAGAGCTTACACTCGAGCCTTTACCAAGATCTTATCCGCAAACCAGGAGAACCAAGATTACAAAGCTTCAACGCAAGCCTACACAGTGCCGTGCTTCCCAAGATACTCGACGAAATCAGATTCTTCCACAACTACGCTCATCATATAGCAATCAGCGATAGCTGCGGGGAAATGCTAAGAGACGTTTACCAGATTCCGGAGAAAAGGGTCCACGTGATCCTCAACGGAGTCGATGAAAAGGGATTCAGTTCAGACAAGAAGCTACGTTCTCTGTTTAGGTCGAAACTTGGGCTACAAGAAAAGTCATCGGCGATTGTTTTAGGAGTCGCAGGGAGATTGGTGAAAGATAAAGGACATCCGTTACTCTTCGAAGCTTTCTCAAAACTAATCGAAACGCATTCTAATGTTCACCTCGTGGTGGCTGGATCAGGTCCGTGGGAGCAACGTTACAAGAAACTTGGCGATAAAGTTACCGTTTTGGGATCCCTAAACCCAAATGAGCTCAAGGGATTTTACAATGGAATCGATATATTCGTGAATCCCACGCTAAGACCACAAGGGCTTGATTTAACTCTGATGGAAGCGATGTTGAGTGGTAAACCAGTGATGGCGTCGAGGTATCCGAGCATAAAGAGGAGTGTTGTGGTGAATGACGAGTTTGGGTTTATGTTTGCACCTAATGTGGAGGCTCTGACGGCGGTTATGGAAGCTGCGGTGGCCGAAGGAGCGGAGAGGTTGGCTGAGAGAGGGTGGAAGTGTAGAGAGTATGCGGCGGAGATGTTCACAGCGAGTAAGATGGCTTTGGCTTATGAGAGGCTGTTTCTTTGTATTAAAGATCAGAGGTTTTGTATATATCCCTAA